The Brassica napus cultivar Da-Ae chromosome C7, Da-Ae, whole genome shotgun sequence genome has a segment encoding these proteins:
- the LOC106410973 gene encoding AFP homolog 2: MDDDNGLELSLGLSCGGGKAKGTNNAGTSSENNYNLEGGGGGDRSAKVIDDFKNFLHPTTSQRPPAAEQSSEPPPPPQNFFNDLSKAPTADGEASTKPLWVEDEVVKEAGSSKRKEEARVDMHEKKKKKTKASHVSNATDEGSTADNEDVAESEAGGGGGSSSNLAKDVAARPTADMDNIAAGQRKNTEALTTIRNMSYNVPFAVHPQNVITGLPYSLPPKESGPHAAAATSLTQPTANTGNLPTMFGYSPVQLPMLDKDGIVAVSQSPFAGRGPSNSATAKGEGKQPVAEEGSSEDASERPAGDTNNNNNISTAFSFDFSAIKPGMAADVKFGGSGARPNLPWVSTTGSGPHGRTISGVTYRYNANQIKIVCACHGSHMSPEEFVRHASEEYVSPESSVGMSAASAHT, encoded by the exons atggaTGATGATAATGGGCTTGAGCTCAGCTTGGGTCTCTCATGTGGTGGAGGCAAAGCTAAAGGTACTAACAATGCTGGAACCTCCTCTGAGAATAATTACAATctagaaggaggaggaggaggtgatAGAAGTGCTAAAGTGATTGATGATTTCAAGAACTTTCTTCATCCAACAACTTCTCAAAGACCACCAGCAGCAGAGCAGAGTTCtgaacctcctcctcctccgcagAATTTCTTCAATGACCTCTCCAAAGCTCCCACCGCCGACGGTGAAGCTTCCACCAAGCCTCTGTGGGTGGAGGATGAGGTAGTGAAAGAAGCAGGAAGCAGCAAAAGAAAGGAGGAGGCACGTGTTGATATgcacgagaagaagaagaagaagacaaaggcaTCCCATGTTTCGAACGCGACTGATGAAGGATCAACTGCTGATAACGAAGATGTTGCGGAGTCTGAAgcaggtggtggtggtggttcttCTTCCAACCTCGCAAAGGATGTGGCGGCTCGTCCAACCGCTGATATGGACAACATAGCCGCTGGTCAAAGGAAGAACACTGAAGCGTTAACTACAATCCGCAACATGAGTTACAACGTACCTTTCGCTGTTCATCCACAGAACGTCATCACTGGTTTACCTTACTCCTTACCACCGAAAGAGTCTGGACCACATGCTGCAGCAGCTACAAGTCTGACTCAGCCTACTGCTAATACTGGGAATCTCCCAACCATGTTCGGATACTCACCGGTTCAGCTCCCTATGCTTGATAAGGATGGGATTGTCGCAGTTTCTCAGTCTCCATTTGCTGGAAGAGGTCCATCAAACTCAG CTACGGCGAAAGGCGAGGGGAAACAGCCTGTTGCAGAGGAAGGCTCGTCAGAGGATGCATCAGAACGACCAGCAGGAgacaccaacaacaacaacaacattagTACAGCTTTCTCTTTCGACTTTTCCGCCATAAAACCAGGAATGGCAGCTGATGTGAAGTTTGGAGGATCTGGCGCGCGTCCCAACCTACCTTGGGTCTCAACTACAGGGTCAGGCCCTCACGGTCGGACGATATCCGGTGTCACATACAGGTACAACGCGAACCAGATCAAGATAGTATGCGCTTGCCACGGCTCACACATGTCGCCGGAGGAGTTTGTGAGGCATGCAAGCGAGGAGTATGTTAGCCCTGAGTCATCCGTGGGAATGTCGGCTGCCTCGGCTCATACCTGA
- the LOC106410972 gene encoding E3 ubiquitin-protein ligase ATL42-like: protein MYQNIFFFFLTTLHSYYYVSAQRPAPPLTNGDLVANFEPSLAVVTVVLAIMFSLTFFLLVYAKCCHIDLRSRTGDGRRQDRRSIQGIFVNRSTNSSDRFSGLDRTVIESLPLFRFSALKGSKQGLDCSVCLSKFESVEILRLLPKCRHAFHVGCIDQWLEEHATCPLCRDRVSIEEEYSIYGNSFRFLNQSEVRDDSSLELYIEREEQEEEEVGGSSRFSVGDSFRKILKLGHKEKPLLDQHGNDKDERKLMHKFNHRIIVSDVVFKNRWSNVSTSDLMFLNSEMVSSISSQRFLSMDRVKRGDEEGGRGILGVKEEMEEKRMLENKLSTMKTMLLSENGESGSKARSVMVEPGRRSVSEITTVPRLSVAVHGDYSGLTAVTALETERRRRLWLPIARNTAQWFANRELRKQINITHLHLDV, encoded by the coding sequence ATGTATcaaaacatcttcttcttctttctgacAACCTTGCACAGCTATTACTATGTCTCTGCTCAGCGTCCTGCTCCTCCGCTCACAAACGGCGACCTCGTCGCCAATTTCGAGCCGAGTTTGGCCGTCGTCACCGTAGTTCTCGCCATCATGTTCTCGCTCACTTTCTTCCTCCTCGTCTACGCTAAGTGCTGCCACATCGATCTCCGGTCAAGAACCGGCGACGGAAGACGGCAAGATCGCCGGAGCATACAAGGAATATTCGTTAACCGGTCAACTAACTCGTCGGACCGGTTCTCCGGTTTAGACAGAACAGTAATCGAGTCACTTCCTCTGTTCAGGTTCTCTGCTTTGAAAGGATCAAAACAAGGGCTTGACTGTTCTGTTTGCTTGTCTAAGTTCGAAAGTGTCGAGATTCTTAGATTGCTGCCAAAATGTCGTCACGCTTTCCACGTCGGATGCATCGATCAGTGGCTTGAGGAGCACGCTACGTGCCCTCTATGCAGAGACAGAGTCTCGATAGAAGAAGAGTACTCTATTTACGGAAACAGTTTTCGGTTCTTGAATCAGTCTGAGGTGAGAGATGATTCGAGCTTGGAGCTTTACATCGaaagagaagaacaagaagaagaagaagttggtgGGTCATCGAGATTCAGCGTCGGAGATAGTTTTCGGAAGATTCTTAAATTAGGTCATAAAGAGAAACCCTTACTTGATCAACACGGAAACGATAAAGACGAGAGGAAGCTGATGCATAAGTTCAATCATAGGATCATTGTGTCTGATGTTGTGTTCAAGAATCGTTGGAGCAATGTGAGTACGTCGGATTTGATGTTTTTGAACTCGGAAATGGTTAGTTCGATTTCAAGCCAGAGGTTCTTATCGATGGATCGAGTTAAGAGAGGTGATGAAGAGGGTGGAAGAGGTATCTTGGGAGTCAAGGAAGAGATGGAAGAGAAGAGAATGTTGGAGAACAAGTTGAGTACGATGAAAACTATGTTGTTGTCGGAAAATGGAGAGTCTGGTTCGAAAGCAAGAAGCGTTATGGTCGAGCCAGGAAGAAGATCGGTCTCTGAGATCACTACAGTTCCTAGACTCAGTGTTGCGGTTCATGGAGATTATAGCGGTTTAACCGCAGTGACTGCGTTAGAAACGGAGAGAAGACGGCGTTTGTGGCTGCCGATCGCTAGAAACACAGCACAATGGTTTGCTAATAGAGAATTAAGAAAGCAAATTAACATAACACACCTACACTTagatgtttag
- the LOC106409572 gene encoding bark storage protein A-like codes for MGHFLIGLLVVVLFIGNVIEEANGEIYPTVLSKIEWMNKRGPYLGIVAPNNFELNPLLASQAYVPYPSVPFIDFAGRRFRFGKISNQRVVIVMTGLGMVNAGVATQLLVSLFRLKGVLHYGIAGNADVNLEIGDVTIPKYWAHSGLWNWQRYGAGIDDELALEAPGDYTRDIGYLQFSKYSNGSDNVLNRVWYQPEEIFPVTGTPEVREHIFWVPVDKSYLNFARQLEDTKLPQCVNTTCLPRPPKVTIVDRGVSASVFVDNAAYRTFLRSKFNATAVEMESTAVALICHQQSIPFVVIRALSDLAGGGSDMSNEADIFGSLAAQNSVDVLVKFVGLLPPHGSKIQSE; via the exons ATGGGACACTTTTTGATTGGTCTGCTTGTGGTTGTTTTGTTTATTGGTAATGTTATTGAAGAAGCAAATGGTGAAATCTATCCAACAGTTTTGAGCAAGATAGAGTGGATGAACAAGAGAGGTCCTTATTTGGGGATTGTAGCTCCAAATAACTTTGAGCTTAATCCTCTTCTCGCTTCTCAAGCCTATGTTCCATATCCCTCTGTGCCTTTCATCGATTTcgcag GTAGAAGATTTCGATTTGGAAAAATATCCAACCAACGGGTGGTGATCGTGATGACGGGATTAGGAATG GTTAATGCAGGAGTAGCAACACAATTACTAGTGAGCCTGTTTAGGCTGAAAGGAGTGTTGCATTATGGAATCGCTGGAAATGCAGATGTTAACCTTGAGATTGGTGACGTCACTATTCCTAAATATTGGGCACACTCTGGTCTTTGGAATTGGCAG AGGTATGGAGCTGGGATTGACGATGAACTAGCATTGGAAGCCCCTGGAGACTATACTCGTGATATTGGTTATCTCCAGTTTTCTAAGTACAGTAACGGAAGCGACAACGTTCTCAATCGAGTTTGGTACCAACCGGAAGAAATCTTTCCGGTCACCGGAACTCCTGAAGTCCGGGAACACATCTTCTGGGTTCCCGTTGATAAGTCTTACTTGAATTTTGCACGCCAACTCGAG GACACGAAGCTACCACAGTGCGTAAACACGACGTGCCTCCCTCGACCACCGAAGGTAACCATCGTTGACCGTGGGGTGAGTGCAAGTGTCTTCGTAGACAACGCCGCTTACCGGACTTTCCTCCGTTCTAAATTCAATGCCACCGCGGTAGAAATGGAAAGCACCGCCGTTGCTCTTATCTGCCACCAGCAAAGTATCCCTTTCGTTGTCATCCGTGCCCTATCCGATCTCGCCGGTGGCGGCTCCGACATGTCCAATGAGGCCGATATTTTCGGCAGTCTCGCCGCGCAAAACTCCGTGGATGTTCTCGTGAAGTTCGTTGGTTTGTTACCTCCACACGGAAGCAAAATTCAGTCAGAATAA